Proteins encoded together in one Bradyrhizobium sp. CB82 window:
- a CDS encoding quinone oxidoreductase has product MTKAVRVHKVGGPEALVYESVEVPAPGPGEVRIRQHAVGLNFIDVYFRTGLYKAPGLPFIAGNEAAGEVVSVGPGVTNFHPGDRVAYYHNLGAYTGERNMPWERLVKLPDHITYEQGAVLMLKGLTVWYLLHKTFKVEPHHRVLIHAAAGGIGLLACQWARALGAHVIGTVGSRAKAELAEANGCDHVILYNEEDFVARVKQISRNEGCDVVYDGVGKATFPGSLSCLKPRGMFVSFGNASGPVPPFAIAELNNHGSLFATRPKLNDYIGRRSELLEGADTLFAAVISGKLHVPINHAYALKDAAKAHIDLESRATTGASILKP; this is encoded by the coding sequence ATGACCAAAGCCGTCCGCGTGCACAAGGTCGGGGGTCCCGAAGCCCTGGTCTATGAGAGCGTCGAGGTGCCGGCGCCGGGACCGGGCGAGGTGCGCATCCGCCAGCACGCGGTTGGGTTGAACTTCATCGACGTCTATTTCCGCACCGGCCTCTACAAGGCCCCGGGACTTCCCTTCATCGCCGGCAACGAGGCGGCGGGCGAGGTCGTTTCCGTCGGGCCCGGCGTGACGAATTTCCACCCCGGCGACCGCGTCGCCTACTACCACAATCTCGGCGCCTACACCGGCGAGCGCAACATGCCCTGGGAGCGGCTGGTCAAGCTGCCCGATCACATCACCTACGAGCAGGGCGCCGTGCTGATGCTAAAGGGGCTCACCGTCTGGTATCTCCTGCACAAGACCTTCAAGGTCGAGCCGCATCATCGCGTGCTGATCCATGCCGCCGCCGGCGGCATCGGCCTGCTCGCCTGCCAATGGGCGAGGGCGCTCGGGGCGCACGTCATCGGCACCGTCGGCTCGCGCGCCAAGGCCGAGCTTGCCGAAGCCAATGGCTGCGACCACGTCATCCTTTACAACGAGGAGGATTTCGTCGCGCGTGTGAAGCAGATCAGCCGCAACGAGGGCTGCGACGTGGTCTATGACGGCGTCGGCAAGGCGACTTTCCCCGGCTCGCTCTCCTGCCTGAAGCCGCGCGGCATGTTTGTCTCCTTCGGCAATGCCTCGGGACCCGTGCCGCCGTTCGCTATCGCCGAGCTCAACAATCACGGCTCGCTGTTTGCGACCCGGCCGAAACTCAACGACTATATCGGCAGGCGTTCGGAATTGCTGGAAGGCGCCGACACGCTGTTCGCCGCGGTGATCAGCGGCAAGCTGCACGTGCCGATCAACCACGCCTATGCGCTGAAGGACGCAGCGAAAGCGCATATCGATCTGGAGAGCCGCGCCACCACGGGCGCGTCGATCTTGAAGCCGTAA
- a CDS encoding acetylornithine transaminase, producing the protein MTNATHPYDALMDITARPKAVFVRGAGSYLWDDSRKRYLDFVQGWAVNCLGHSPPAVADALSAQSRRLLTPSPAFYNEPSLKLAQALVETSCFDRVFFANSGAEANEGAIKLARKFGSVHKGGAFEIITFAGGFHGRTLATMSASGKKAFEPLFEPKVSGFKRATLNDIASVEALVTANTVAVMLEPIQGEAGVWPATDKFLQELRALTKAHGLLLVFDEIQTGMGRTGKLFHYEHAGVAPDIMTLGKGIGGGVPLAALLATEHASCFEHGDQGGTFNGNPVMCAAGLAVLEEVGKPEFLKAVTDAGLLLESELQKVSARHGLGEVRGRGLLLALDLKLPIAPAIVAQAFQEGVLLNAPQVDTLRFMPALNVTREEIAEMIDCLDAILTKAGAARRVA; encoded by the coding sequence ATGACCAACGCTACCCATCCGTACGATGCGCTGATGGACATCACGGCTCGGCCGAAGGCCGTGTTCGTCCGCGGCGCGGGCTCCTACCTCTGGGACGACAGCCGCAAGCGCTATCTCGATTTCGTGCAGGGATGGGCGGTCAACTGCCTCGGCCATTCGCCGCCGGCGGTTGCCGATGCGCTGTCCGCGCAGTCCAGGCGGCTTTTGACGCCGAGCCCGGCCTTCTACAACGAGCCGAGCCTGAAACTCGCGCAGGCGCTGGTCGAGACCAGTTGCTTCGACCGGGTGTTCTTCGCCAATTCCGGCGCGGAGGCCAACGAGGGCGCGATCAAGTTGGCGCGCAAGTTTGGTAGCGTGCACAAAGGCGGTGCGTTCGAGATCATCACCTTCGCAGGCGGCTTTCACGGCCGCACGCTCGCCACCATGTCGGCGTCGGGCAAGAAGGCCTTTGAGCCGCTGTTCGAGCCGAAAGTCTCGGGCTTCAAGAGGGCGACGCTGAACGACATCGCCTCCGTCGAGGCGCTCGTCACCGCCAACACCGTGGCCGTGATGCTCGAACCGATCCAGGGCGAGGCCGGCGTATGGCCGGCGACCGACAAGTTTTTGCAGGAGCTGCGCGCACTCACCAAGGCGCATGGCCTCTTGCTGGTCTTTGACGAGATCCAGACCGGCATGGGCCGGACGGGAAAGCTCTTCCACTACGAGCATGCCGGGGTTGCGCCCGACATCATGACGCTCGGCAAGGGCATCGGCGGCGGTGTGCCGCTCGCCGCTTTGCTTGCGACCGAGCACGCCTCATGCTTCGAGCATGGCGACCAGGGCGGTACGTTCAACGGCAATCCCGTGATGTGCGCGGCCGGGCTCGCGGTGCTTGAGGAAGTCGGCAAGCCGGAATTTCTGAAGGCCGTCACCGACGCCGGTCTGTTGCTCGAGAGCGAGTTGCAGAAGGTCTCGGCACGGCACGGGCTCGGCGAGGTGCGCGGCCGCGGCCTGCTCCTGGCGCTCGACCTGAAACTGCCGATCGCACCGGCGATTGTCGCGCAGGCATTCCAAGAAGGTGTCCTGCTCAATGCGCCACAGGTCGACACGCTGCGCTTCATGCCGGCGCTCAACGTCACGCGCGAGGAGATCGCCGAGATGATCGATTGCCTCGATGCGATCCTGACCAAAGCGGGCGCGGCACGGAGGGTCGCGTAG
- a CDS encoding ANTAR domain-containing protein codes for MSAEQSPKIVIVDESPIRAAILEEGLREAGFTEVVHISEMQSLLARIYAVDPDIILIDLENPSRDVLEQMFQVSRAVRRPIAMFVDQSDSASIQASVEAGVSAYIVDGLKKERIKPILDLCVSRFNAFAKLQEELERTKSQLEDRKIIERAKGILMRVKGLTEDEAYVLMRSTAMREKKKIGEIAQSIITASEMLK; via the coding sequence ATGAGCGCCGAACAGTCGCCTAAAATTGTGATTGTCGACGAAAGCCCGATCCGGGCCGCGATCCTCGAGGAGGGGTTGCGGGAGGCGGGCTTCACCGAGGTCGTGCATATCAGCGAAATGCAGAGCCTGCTCGCCCGCATCTATGCCGTCGACCCCGATATCATCCTGATCGATCTGGAGAACCCCAGCCGCGACGTCCTGGAACAGATGTTCCAGGTCAGCCGCGCCGTGCGCCGGCCGATCGCGATGTTCGTCGACCAGAGTGATTCGGCCTCGATCCAGGCCTCCGTGGAGGCGGGGGTATCCGCCTACATCGTCGACGGGCTGAAGAAAGAGCGCATCAAGCCGATCCTCGACCTCTGCGTGTCCCGCTTCAACGCCTTCGCGAAACTCCAGGAGGAGCTGGAGCGCACCAAATCGCAGCTCGAGGACCGCAAGATCATCGAGCGCGCCAAGGGCATATTGATGCGAGTGAAGGGTCTGACCGAAGACGAGGCCTATGTGCTGATGCGCTCCACCGCGATGCGCGAAAAGAAGAAGATCGGCGAGATCGCCCAGTCGATCATCACCGCGTCGGAGATGCTGAAATGA
- a CDS encoding NirA family protein, translated as MKLDTAPTADFSDEQKRYLEGFMSGLQVGRVGRAFAAGGAPAAAASAPSEPTGPDAAALKAQDKVTASGKKLADQEKFKRELHPFDGYERLKDQARNNANPTPADNFRWRYYGIFWVAPAQTSYMARLRIPNGILKHWQMSGLADLAEAYGGGYTHVTTRANFQIREIEPKNAVALIEGIQDIGLCSRGSGADNIRNVTGTPTAGIDPQELLDTRPYAREWHYHILNDRSLYGLPRKFNVAFDGAGRVAVLEETNDIAFSAVEVKDGFGVDAGVWFRLGIGGITGHRDFAKYSDIVVRPEDATAVADAIVRVFIEHGDRTNRTKARLKYVLDNMGHDQFLKLVEERLKKPFARVPADAIAPRPSFDRMAHIGAHRQKQAGLNWVGVALPVGKLTCEQMRGIGKIAQDLGDGDIRLTVWQNFLISGVRDDNVALVTAAVEKLGLATEVSNVRAGLIACTGNAGCKFAASDTKRHAAAIGDWCDERVKLDTPLNIHLTGCHHSCAQHFISDIGLIAAKVPGATEEDTVEGYHLFTGGGFGPDADIGQEVYHDVKAEDAPRLVEGLLKAYLANRASPEETFLTFSRRHDGEALRKLAGAEATA; from the coding sequence ATGAAACTCGACACAGCACCCACGGCCGACTTCTCCGACGAGCAGAAGCGCTATCTCGAAGGCTTCATGTCCGGCCTCCAGGTCGGACGTGTGGGCCGCGCCTTTGCCGCCGGCGGCGCTCCCGCCGCGGCGGCCAGCGCGCCGTCGGAGCCGACCGGTCCCGATGCCGCGGCGCTCAAGGCGCAGGACAAGGTCACGGCGTCGGGCAAGAAGCTTGCCGACCAGGAGAAGTTCAAGCGCGAGCTGCATCCCTTCGACGGCTACGAGCGGCTGAAGGACCAGGCCCGCAACAACGCGAACCCGACGCCGGCAGACAATTTCCGCTGGCGCTATTACGGTATCTTCTGGGTCGCGCCGGCGCAGACCTCCTACATGGCGCGCCTGCGCATTCCGAACGGCATCCTGAAGCACTGGCAGATGTCGGGTCTTGCCGATCTGGCTGAGGCTTACGGCGGCGGCTACACCCATGTGACCACGCGCGCCAACTTCCAGATCCGCGAGATCGAGCCGAAGAACGCGGTCGCGTTGATTGAAGGCATCCAGGACATCGGCCTGTGCTCGCGCGGCTCCGGTGCGGACAACATCCGCAACGTCACGGGCACGCCGACCGCCGGCATCGATCCGCAGGAGCTGCTCGACACGCGCCCCTACGCGCGCGAGTGGCACTACCACATCCTCAACGACCGCTCGCTCTATGGCCTGCCGCGCAAGTTCAACGTCGCCTTCGACGGCGCGGGTCGCGTCGCCGTGCTGGAGGAGACCAACGACATCGCGTTCTCAGCGGTGGAAGTGAAGGACGGCTTCGGCGTCGACGCCGGCGTCTGGTTCAGGCTCGGCATCGGCGGCATCACCGGCCACAGAGATTTTGCAAAGTATTCGGACATCGTCGTTCGTCCCGAGGACGCCACTGCAGTTGCTGACGCGATCGTGCGCGTCTTCATCGAGCATGGTGACCGTACCAATCGCACCAAGGCGCGGCTGAAGTACGTGCTCGACAACATGGGGCACGACCAGTTTCTCAAGCTCGTCGAGGAGCGGCTCAAGAAGCCGTTCGCGCGCGTGCCGGCGGACGCGATTGCACCGCGCCCAAGCTTCGATCGCATGGCTCATATCGGCGCCCACAGGCAGAAGCAGGCCGGGCTCAACTGGGTCGGCGTCGCGCTGCCGGTCGGCAAGCTCACCTGTGAGCAGATGCGCGGCATCGGCAAGATCGCGCAGGATCTCGGCGACGGCGACATCCGCCTGACCGTCTGGCAGAACTTCTTGATCTCGGGCGTGCGCGACGACAACGTCGCGCTGGTCACCGCAGCTGTCGAAAAGCTCGGGCTTGCGACAGAGGTCTCGAACGTCCGCGCCGGCCTGATCGCCTGCACCGGCAATGCCGGCTGCAAGTTCGCGGCCTCAGACACCAAACGCCACGCCGCCGCGATCGGCGACTGGTGCGACGAGCGCGTCAAGCTCGATACGCCGCTCAACATCCATCTGACCGGCTGCCATCACTCCTGCGCGCAGCACTTCATCTCCGACATCGGCCTGATCGCGGCCAAGGTACCTGGCGCGACGGAGGAGGACACGGTCGAGGGCTATCACCTCTTCACCGGCGGCGGCTTCGGCCCCGATGCCGATATCGGTCAGGAAGTCTATCACGACGTGAAGGCTGAGGATGCACCCAGGCTCGTCGAGGGTCTCTTGAAGGCCTATCTCGCCAACCGCGCCTCGCCGGAAGAAACGTTCCTCACCTTCTCGCGTCGCCATGACGGCGAAGCCCTGCGCAAACTGGCCGGAGCGGAAGCAACAGCATGA
- the rimO gene encoding 30S ribosomal protein S12 methylthiotransferase RimO, with protein MDQTAAPKVSFVSLGCPKALVDSERIITRLRAEGYELARKHDGADIVIVNTCGFLDSAKQESLSAIGEAMAENGKVIVTGCMGAEPEQIEQAYPGVLSISGPQQYESVLDAVHRALPPAHSPHLDLVPPQGIKLTPRHYAYVKISEGCNNRCTFCIIPKLRGDLVSRPANDVLREAERLVGAGVKELLVISQDTSAYGVDVKYAESPWKDRQVRARFLDLARELGELGAWVRLQYVYPYPHVDEVIALMTAGKVLPYLDIPFQHASPEVLKAMKRPAAQDKTLARIKRWREECPDLTLRSTFIVGFPGETDADFAYLLDWLDEAEIDRVGCFKYEAVAGATSNALPGAVPDEVKQERYNALMARQQKISARRLKRKIGTRQQVIIDEIGPTVAKGRSKADAPEIDGAVYLSSRRPLRVGEIVTAKIERADAYDLHGSVAGF; from the coding sequence ATGGATCAGACGGCTGCGCCCAAGGTCAGCTTCGTTTCGCTCGGGTGTCCCAAGGCATTGGTGGATTCCGAGCGCATCATCACGCGCCTGCGCGCCGAGGGCTACGAGCTCGCCCGCAAGCATGACGGGGCCGATATCGTCATCGTTAACACGTGTGGCTTCCTCGACAGCGCCAAGCAGGAATCGCTCTCGGCGATCGGCGAGGCCATGGCCGAGAACGGCAAGGTGATCGTGACCGGCTGCATGGGCGCCGAGCCTGAGCAGATCGAGCAGGCCTATCCCGGCGTTCTCTCGATTTCGGGGCCGCAGCAATACGAGTCCGTGCTCGATGCCGTGCACCGGGCGCTGCCGCCGGCGCACAGTCCGCATCTCGACCTGGTGCCGCCGCAGGGCATCAAGCTGACGCCGCGGCACTACGCCTATGTGAAGATCTCCGAGGGCTGCAACAACCGCTGCACTTTCTGCATCATCCCGAAGCTGCGCGGCGACCTGGTGTCGCGTCCCGCCAACGATGTGTTGCGCGAGGCCGAGCGGCTGGTCGGCGCCGGCGTCAAGGAGCTGCTGGTCATCTCGCAGGACACGTCGGCCTATGGCGTCGACGTCAAATATGCCGAGAGCCCGTGGAAGGACCGCCAAGTCCGCGCCAGATTCCTCGACCTTGCGCGCGAGCTCGGCGAGTTGGGGGCCTGGGTCCGGCTGCAATATGTCTACCCCTACCCGCATGTCGACGAGGTCATCGCGCTGATGACCGCGGGCAAGGTGCTGCCCTATCTCGACATCCCCTTCCAGCACGCGAGCCCCGAAGTCCTCAAAGCGATGAAGCGGCCGGCGGCGCAGGACAAGACGCTGGCGCGGATCAAGCGCTGGCGCGAGGAATGTCCCGATCTCACCTTGCGCTCGACCTTCATCGTCGGCTTTCCCGGCGAGACCGATGCGGACTTCGCCTATCTGCTCGACTGGCTTGATGAAGCCGAGATCGATCGCGTCGGCTGCTTCAAATACGAGGCGGTGGCGGGCGCCACCTCCAACGCGCTGCCCGGCGCTGTCCCGGATGAGGTGAAGCAGGAGCGCTACAACGCGCTGATGGCGCGCCAGCAGAAGATTTCGGCGCGGAGGCTCAAGCGCAAGATCGGCACCCGCCAGCAGGTCATCATCGACGAAATCGGCCCGACCGTTGCGAAAGGCCGCTCCAAGGCGGATGCGCCGGAGATCGACGGCGCCGTTTATCTGTCGAGCCGCCGGCCCTTGCGCGTCGGCGAGATCGTCACCGCCAAAATCGAACGCGCCGATGCCTACGATCTGCACGGCTCCGTCGCGGGATTCTAG
- a CDS encoding sulfite reductase subunit alpha — translation MTQMPVPPKLEIIPPNAPFSEGQRLWLNGFLVGMFGLDGSTPLSPAENGAVLAPQGDGDDGEAPWHDPAMPIGDRMKLAEGRPLRRRMMAAMAQQDCGQCGYNCADYSDAIAKKSEARLNLCAPGGKETARMLKQLYEELDKAPAAKPSDGAAAQSAAAPELKAELGRARENPAEAVFLSRRLLNKQGSEKETYHIEFDLSESRLDYVVGDSFGVFARNDLGLVDQIIALLGASHTTQVNGKTLREALVEDVSLSPAPDKLFELLSFITGGAQREKARALAQGEDPDGDAATLDVMAALQKFSGCRPHPEAFVEALEPLQPRLYSISSSHNATPGKLSLTVDSVRYVIGKRKRLGVASTFLGERITEGEKLKVYVQKAHGFALPRDPKTPIIMVGPGTGVAPFRAFLLDRKATGAPGKNWLFFGHQRSDCDFFYRDELNALKTSGLLTRLSLAWSRDGEKKFYVQDRMRELGREVWTWLAEGAHLYICGDAKRMAKDVERALVDIVAQFGARSTDEAVSFVADLKKKGRFQADVY, via the coding sequence ATGACCCAGATGCCTGTCCCACCGAAACTCGAGATCATCCCGCCGAATGCGCCCTTCAGCGAGGGGCAGCGGCTGTGGCTGAATGGATTTCTCGTGGGCATGTTCGGCCTCGACGGCTCGACGCCGCTGTCGCCCGCCGAAAACGGTGCGGTGCTCGCGCCGCAGGGCGACGGCGATGATGGCGAGGCGCCCTGGCACGATCCGGCGATGCCGATCGGCGATCGCATGAAGCTTGCGGAAGGGCGTCCGCTCCGCCGCCGCATGATGGCGGCGATGGCGCAGCAGGATTGCGGCCAGTGCGGTTACAATTGCGCCGACTATTCCGACGCCATCGCCAAGAAGAGCGAGGCCCGCCTCAACCTCTGTGCTCCCGGCGGCAAGGAGACCGCGCGGATGCTGAAGCAGCTCTATGAGGAGCTGGACAAGGCGCCGGCAGCGAAGCCTTCGGATGGCGCTGCGGCTCAGTCGGCCGCCGCACCCGAATTGAAGGCCGAGCTGGGTCGCGCCCGCGAAAATCCGGCTGAAGCGGTGTTCCTGTCGCGGCGCCTTCTCAACAAGCAAGGCTCCGAGAAGGAGACCTATCATATCGAGTTCGATCTCTCGGAGAGCAGGCTCGACTATGTGGTCGGCGATTCCTTTGGCGTGTTCGCGCGCAACGATCTCGGTCTCGTCGACCAGATCATCGCTCTGCTCGGCGCCTCCCATACCACGCAGGTCAACGGCAAGACGCTGCGCGAAGCGCTTGTCGAGGACGTCTCGCTGTCGCCGGCGCCGGACAAGCTGTTCGAGCTGCTGTCCTTCATCACTGGCGGCGCGCAGCGCGAGAAGGCGCGGGCACTGGCGCAGGGCGAGGATCCCGATGGTGATGCCGCAACGCTTGACGTCATGGCGGCGCTGCAAAAATTCTCTGGCTGCCGGCCGCATCCCGAAGCCTTCGTCGAAGCGCTCGAGCCATTGCAGCCGCGGCTCTACTCGATCTCGTCCTCACACAACGCAACGCCTGGAAAGCTCTCGCTGACCGTCGATTCCGTGCGCTACGTCATCGGCAAGCGCAAGCGCCTCGGCGTCGCCTCGACCTTCCTCGGCGAACGCATCACCGAGGGCGAGAAGTTGAAGGTCTATGTGCAGAAGGCGCACGGCTTTGCTTTGCCGCGGGACCCGAAGACGCCGATCATCATGGTGGGTCCCGGCACCGGGGTCGCGCCGTTCCGCGCCTTCCTGCTCGACCGCAAGGCGACCGGCGCGCCCGGCAAGAACTGGCTGTTCTTCGGCCATCAGCGCAGCGACTGCGATTTCTTCTATCGCGACGAGCTCAACGCGCTCAAGACCTCGGGCTTGCTCACCCGCCTCTCGTTGGCCTGGTCGCGCGACGGCGAGAAGAAGTTTTACGTGCAGGACCGCATGCGCGAGCTCGGCCGCGAGGTGTGGACGTGGCTTGCCGAAGGCGCGCACCTCTACATCTGCGGCGATGCCAAGCGCATGGCCAAGGATGTCGAGCGAGCGCTGGTCGACATCGTCGCGCAGTTCGGCGCACGTTCCACGGATGAGGCCGTGAGCTTCGTGGCCGATCTCAAGAAGAAGGGCAGGTTCCAGGCGGACGTCTATTAG
- a CDS encoding NUDIX domain-containing protein, producing the protein MRDRPSSRLLIVNRDNRLLLFKFDHKQGPLAGQCFWGTPGGGLEPGESYEDAAIRELLEETGIAVLSPGPQVFQQTVVLQLPDGETVTGDERFFLIRIEEAAISRDRWTELERQMMTDYHWWSESELRARTEQVWPDDLARILALTGMTPASV; encoded by the coding sequence ATGCGCGATCGCCCATCTTCGCGGCTGCTGATCGTCAATCGCGACAACAGGTTGCTGCTGTTCAAGTTCGACCACAAGCAGGGGCCGCTCGCAGGACAGTGCTTCTGGGGCACCCCGGGAGGTGGACTCGAACCTGGCGAAAGCTACGAGGACGCCGCCATCCGGGAGTTGCTTGAAGAGACCGGCATCGCAGTCCTCAGTCCGGGTCCACAAGTATTCCAGCAAACCGTGGTTCTCCAGTTGCCCGATGGCGAGACGGTGACGGGAGATGAGCGCTTCTTCCTTATCCGCATCGAAGAAGCCGCGATATCCAGAGATCGCTGGACCGAGCTGGAGCGCCAGATGATGACGGATTACCATTGGTGGTCGGAGTCCGAGTTGCGCGCGAGGACAGAGCAAGTCTGGCCGGACGACCTCGCCCGGATCCTTGCGCTGACCGGCATGACGCCGGCCAGCGTGTGA
- a CDS encoding CmpA/NrtA family ABC transporter substrate-binding protein → MTGPLRIGFIPLVDAAALIVAVDKGFTAAEGLEVELVREVSWSNVRDKLNIGLFDAAHLLAPVAIASSLGLGHVKVPIAAPFNLGINGNAITVSPLLHAALMEEIDGNRFDPMATAKALSRVVAKRRNAGAEPLTFGMTFPFSTHNYQLRFWMAAAGVDPDEDVRLVVLPPPYMVDSLANGHVDAFCVGAPWNSVAVDLGIGHILHFVSDILVRAAEKVLAVRQTWADKNPELVAALVRAAVKAAEFIEYPDNRDETARILAQPERIGVDAEVIRRTLGGRLKISPDGTLRESDRYLLVGREGAGRPEPVQAAWLYAQMVRWGQTALSETALRTAMGVFRPDLYDAAVGQSGGGADAAGGPFVAFAGPAFDPQDLAGYLASFEVGHRTR, encoded by the coding sequence ATGACCGGACCGCTCCGCATAGGGTTCATCCCGCTGGTCGATGCCGCCGCGCTGATCGTCGCCGTCGACAAGGGCTTTACCGCGGCCGAAGGGCTCGAGGTCGAGCTGGTGCGCGAGGTCTCCTGGTCCAACGTCCGCGACAAGCTCAATATCGGCCTGTTCGATGCGGCGCATCTGCTCGCGCCCGTCGCGATCGCGTCCTCGCTCGGCCTCGGCCACGTCAAGGTTCCGATCGCAGCACCCTTCAACCTCGGCATCAACGGCAATGCCATCACGGTCTCGCCGCTGCTCCACGCTGCACTGATGGAGGAGATCGACGGCAACCGCTTCGATCCGATGGCGACCGCCAAAGCGCTCTCGCGCGTGGTGGCGAAGCGTCGCAACGCGGGGGCCGAGCCGCTGACCTTCGGCATGACCTTCCCGTTCTCGACCCACAACTACCAGCTCCGGTTCTGGATGGCGGCGGCCGGCGTCGATCCCGACGAGGACGTGCGCCTCGTGGTGCTGCCGCCACCCTACATGGTCGACAGCCTCGCCAACGGCCATGTCGACGCGTTCTGCGTCGGCGCGCCCTGGAATTCGGTCGCGGTCGACCTCGGCATCGGCCATATCCTGCATTTCGTCTCGGACATTTTGGTTCGCGCGGCGGAGAAGGTTTTGGCGGTGCGCCAAACGTGGGCCGACAAGAATCCCGAATTGGTCGCCGCGCTGGTGCGCGCCGCGGTGAAGGCTGCGGAGTTCATCGAGTATCCGGACAACCGTGACGAGACCGCGCGCATCCTGGCCCAGCCGGAGCGCATTGGCGTCGATGCCGAAGTGATCCGGCGCACCCTGGGTGGCCGCCTGAAGATCTCGCCCGACGGCACGCTGCGCGAGAGCGACCGCTATCTGCTGGTCGGACGCGAGGGGGCAGGGCGGCCGGAGCCCGTCCAGGCCGCTTGGCTCTATGCGCAGATGGTGCGCTGGGGGCAGACGGCACTCAGCGAGACCGCACTGAGGACCGCCATGGGCGTTTTCCGGCCCGACCTCTACGACGCCGCAGTGGGGCAAAGCGGGGGTGGCGCGGACGCCGCCGGCGGGCCGTTCGTGGCCTTCGCCGGGCCGGCTTTCGACCCCCAGGATCTGGCCGGCTATCTCGCCTCCTTCGAGGTCGGGCATCGCACTCGTTAG
- a CDS encoding formate/nitrite transporter family protein codes for MDYAKPSDVLASMVDASLKKLALGPRDLLIRGAISGALLGAATTLAFTGAVTTGQPIVGALIFPVSLVMIVLLGLELVTGSFAIVPLARLEGKATWNAVIANWSWVFVANLLGSLAFGVLIAISLTNMGKIEIAGVAARIVAVAEAKTIGNAAIGTAGMVSVFVKAILCNWLVCLGVVMAMTSTSTVGKITATWLPIFLFFALGFEHAVVNMFVIPTGMLLGAKVSVSDWWLWNQIPVTLGNLVGGFVFTGLALYVTYKPAKPAAEVAQVAVQPAE; via the coding sequence ATGGATTACGCAAAACCCTCCGACGTCTTAGCCTCGATGGTCGATGCCAGCCTGAAGAAGCTGGCGCTCGGTCCGCGCGACCTCCTGATCCGCGGCGCGATTTCCGGCGCGCTCCTGGGCGCGGCCACGACGCTCGCCTTCACTGGCGCAGTGACCACCGGCCAGCCCATTGTCGGGGCGCTGATCTTTCCCGTCAGCCTCGTGATGATCGTGCTGCTCGGCCTCGAGTTAGTGACCGGCAGCTTCGCCATCGTGCCGCTTGCGCGCCTCGAGGGCAAAGCCACCTGGAATGCCGTAATTGCCAACTGGTCCTGGGTCTTCGTTGCTAACCTGCTCGGCAGCCTCGCCTTTGGCGTGCTGATCGCGATCTCGCTCACCAATATGGGCAAGATCGAGATCGCCGGCGTCGCTGCACGTATCGTTGCTGTGGCCGAAGCGAAGACGATCGGCAACGCCGCGATCGGCACCGCCGGCATGGTCTCCGTCTTCGTCAAGGCGATCCTCTGCAACTGGCTGGTCTGCCTCGGCGTCGTCATGGCGATGACCTCGACATCCACGGTCGGCAAGATCACCGCGACGTGGTTGCCGATCTTCCTGTTCTTTGCGCTCGGCTTCGAGCACGCCGTCGTCAACATGTTCGTCATTCCGACTGGCATGCTGCTCGGCGCCAAGGTCAGCGTGTCCGACTGGTGGCTGTGGAATCAGATCCCTGTGACGCTCGGCAACCTCGTCGGCGGCTTCGTCTTCACCGGCCTTGCGCTCTACGTCACCTACAAGCCCGCCAAGCCGGCGGCCGAAGTGGCGCAGGTCGCGGTTCAGCCAGCAGAGTAG
- a CDS encoding TerC family protein: protein MMHLITSPEAWAALLTLTSLEIVLGIDNVIFLSVIVSRIPDRQAHRARQIGLALALVFRIILLSVLVWLIGLTQPVFSFGGYDFSWRDLILIGGGLFLIAKATHEIHAEVDADDEEGEDDSGRRAFFWVIAQIVVIDIVFSLDSIITAIGMAQDLEIMIAAVVIACLVMYISSGPVARFVAEHPTTKMLALAFLVLIGVALVADGFKFHIPRGYIYFAIAFSAAVEFFNVLAKRNRKKTGK from the coding sequence ATGATGCATCTCATCACCAGCCCGGAAGCCTGGGCCGCGCTTCTCACCTTGACCTCGCTCGAGATCGTGCTCGGCATCGACAACGTCATCTTCCTGTCGGTGATCGTCTCGCGCATCCCCGACAGGCAGGCGCACCGCGCCCGCCAGATCGGGCTGGCGCTGGCCCTGGTGTTCCGCATCATCCTGCTCAGCGTCCTGGTCTGGCTGATCGGTCTGACCCAGCCGGTGTTCTCGTTCGGGGGCTATGATTTCTCCTGGCGCGACCTCATCCTGATCGGCGGCGGCCTGTTCCTGATCGCGAAAGCGACCCACGAGATCCATGCCGAGGTCGATGCGGATGACGAGGAGGGCGAGGACGATTCCGGCCGCCGCGCCTTCTTCTGGGTGATCGCCCAGATCGTCGTCATCGACATCGTGTTCTCGCTGGATTCCATCATCACCGCGATCGGCATGGCGCAGGACCTCGAGATCATGATCGCGGCTGTCGTGATCGCGTGCCTGGTGATGTACATTTCCTCGGGACCGGTGGCGCGATTCGTCGCCGAGCATCCCACCACCAAGATGCTGGCACTGGCATTTTTGGTGCTGATCGGCGTTGCGCTGGTCGCGGATGGATTCAAGTTTCACATTCCGCGCGGCTACATCTACTTCGCAATTGCGTTCTCGGCGGCGGTCGAATTCTTCAACGTGCTGGCCAAGCGTAACCGCAAGAAGACCGGCAAATAG